In Arcanobacterium wilhelmae, the following are encoded in one genomic region:
- the rpsA gene encoding 30S ribosomal protein S1 produces MTANNTTTTPEVAINDIGDEAALIAAVDKTIKYFNDGDIVEGTVVKVDRDEVLLDIGYKTEGVIPSKELSIKHDVNPDDVVEVGDQIEALVTQKEDKEGRLLLSKKRAQYERAWAKIEEVKEADGVVTGTVIEVVKGGLILDIGLRGFLPASLVEMRRVRDLAPYIGRELEAKIIELDKNRNNVVLSRRSYLEQTQSEVRSHFLGTLQKGQVREGVISSIVNFGAFVDLGGVDGLVHVSELSWKHIDHPSEVVEVGQHVTVEVLDVDFDRERVSLSLKATQEDPWQTFARTHQIGQIVPGKVTKLVPFGAFVRVEDGIEGLVHISELAQRHIDLPEQVAKVGDEVFVKVIDIDLDRRRISLSLKQANEGVDPNSEDFDPSLYGMTAEYDENGNYKYPEGFDPATNEWLEGFEENQAAWEAEYAKAEARWQAHKAQVAKAIEADAAAAASAPASAAAEEVPASYSSGSEAEGTLASDEALAALREKLTGN; encoded by the coding sequence ATGACTGCTAACAACACTACGACGACCCCCGAAGTCGCAATCAACGATATCGGCGATGAGGCAGCCCTCATTGCAGCGGTTGATAAGACCATCAAGTACTTCAACGACGGGGACATCGTCGAAGGCACCGTAGTCAAGGTCGATCGAGACGAAGTTCTCCTCGACATCGGCTACAAGACCGAGGGTGTTATCCCCTCCAAGGAACTGTCCATCAAGCACGACGTGAACCCTGATGACGTCGTCGAAGTTGGTGACCAGATCGAGGCACTCGTCACGCAGAAGGAAGACAAAGAGGGTCGCCTTCTCCTGTCGAAGAAGCGTGCACAGTACGAGCGCGCTTGGGCGAAGATCGAAGAGGTCAAGGAAGCAGACGGCGTCGTTACCGGTACCGTCATCGAGGTTGTCAAGGGCGGCCTCATCCTCGACATCGGCCTGCGCGGCTTCCTCCCGGCTTCCCTCGTTGAGATGCGCCGCGTGCGCGATCTCGCGCCCTACATCGGCCGTGAGCTCGAGGCGAAGATCATCGAACTCGACAAGAACCGCAACAACGTTGTTCTTTCCCGCCGTTCCTACCTCGAGCAGACCCAGTCGGAGGTGCGTTCGCACTTCCTCGGCACCCTGCAGAAGGGCCAGGTCCGCGAGGGTGTTATCTCTTCGATCGTCAACTTCGGTGCGTTCGTGGATCTCGGTGGCGTGGACGGTCTCGTTCACGTGTCCGAGCTCTCCTGGAAGCACATCGACCACCCGTCGGAGGTTGTCGAGGTTGGCCAGCACGTCACCGTCGAAGTTCTCGACGTTGACTTCGATCGTGAGCGCGTCTCGCTGTCGCTGAAGGCTACCCAGGAAGATCCGTGGCAGACCTTTGCTCGTACGCACCAGATCGGTCAGATCGTGCCGGGCAAGGTCACCAAGCTCGTTCCGTTCGGCGCGTTCGTTCGCGTTGAGGACGGCATCGAGGGCCTCGTGCACATCTCGGAGCTCGCTCAGCGCCACATCGATCTGCCTGAACAGGTCGCCAAGGTTGGCGACGAGGTGTTCGTCAAGGTCATCGACATCGATCTCGATCGTCGCCGCATCTCCCTCTCGCTCAAGCAGGCGAACGAGGGCGTGGATCCGAACTCGGAGGATTTCGATCCGTCGCTGTACGGCATGACAGCCGAGTACGACGAGAACGGCAACTACAAGTACCCGGAGGGCTTCGACCCGGCCACCAACGAGTGGCTTGAGGGCTTCGAAGAGAACCAGGCCGCTTGGGAGGCCGAGTACGCCAAGGCTGAGGCTCGTTGGCAGGCTCACAAGGCACAGGTTGCGAAGGCCATCGAGGCCGACGCCGCTGCTGCCGCTTCGGCTCCGGCTTCGGCCGCTGCTGAGGAAGTTCCGGCGTCGTACTCCTCGGGTTCCGAGGCTGAGGGCACGCTCGCTTCCGACGAGGCTCTCGCGGCTCTCCGCGAGAAGCTGACCGGCAACTGA
- the polA gene encoding DNA polymerase I gives MNTLLLLDGHSLAFRSFFALPAESFKTAQGKYTNAVHGFLSTLLSLAKKYQPTHVAVAFDLPGGTFRTREYSEYKGGRVATPEEFKGQIELIQEVLDALGVMWLTKEDFEADDIVATLATRGEAEHMRVYVASGDKDSYQLVNDNVTVLYPMPRSVMLEMTPDVVKERTGVFPQQYPDMAALVGEGADNLPGVPGVGKKTAEKWITTYGGLSEIIAHAGEIKGKVGERLRENLQQVKLNRALNELVRDLDIVPDMAALEIAGAEPEKVHELFDVLDFTQLRTRVFAEWPTREGTAPIVADAQLREAKVVADTEFSDFVAAHCGPYALFVQGVLAPARGRIDEFAIAATDGATFASSFGELTPTSEKTLATWLADPGAKKIGHGTKGISHAFAGEGMMVRGWSVDTEIDAYLLHPDQRKYDLDELAMRYLGLELAADDGALFALDGSAASIAPRAVAVLDLAEALGAQLDQQEGSDALRDLEMLVSRVLTDMEARGIAVDEAALEDLRAQFDARVGNAASAAWDAIGDDSVNLSSPKQLQAVLFDQLGLPKTKKTKSGYTTNAEALEGLLAKIANREDADGIAGQNFLAALLEHRDAIKLRQSVEGLLASIQDDRRIHTTYQQTVAATGRLSSTDPNLQNIHARTEEGLQIRSVFVPGQGYESLMTADYSQIEMRLMAHLSGDESLIEAFNQGADLHSFVASRVFHIPQDQVTPAQRSKIKAMSYGLVYGLSAYGLSAQLRISVPEAQNLMDQYFSRFGKVKSYLDSLVVQARKVGYTETIMGRRRYLPELTATNRQVREAAERMALNAPIQGSAADLMKVAMLNTEEALRNAGVASRILLQVHDELVLEIAPGEAEQVEQIVREQMGSAFELSVPLSVGVGIGPDWRSAAH, from the coding sequence GTGAATACTCTTCTTCTTCTCGATGGCCATTCGCTCGCGTTCCGTTCCTTCTTCGCCCTCCCTGCGGAGTCGTTCAAAACCGCGCAAGGAAAGTACACGAACGCGGTGCACGGATTCCTCTCAACACTGCTATCGCTTGCTAAGAAGTATCAGCCCACGCACGTTGCAGTAGCGTTCGACCTTCCGGGTGGAACGTTCCGCACGCGCGAATACTCGGAATATAAGGGCGGTCGTGTTGCCACGCCCGAGGAGTTTAAAGGGCAGATCGAGCTGATTCAGGAGGTCCTCGACGCCCTCGGGGTCATGTGGCTAACAAAAGAAGATTTTGAAGCCGACGATATCGTGGCAACGTTGGCGACGCGTGGCGAGGCTGAGCATATGCGCGTCTACGTGGCCTCTGGCGACAAGGATTCGTATCAGCTCGTCAACGATAACGTCACGGTGCTCTATCCGATGCCGCGTTCGGTGATGCTTGAAATGACTCCCGATGTCGTCAAGGAGCGCACGGGTGTGTTCCCGCAGCAATACCCAGACATGGCAGCGCTCGTTGGTGAAGGCGCCGATAATCTCCCCGGCGTTCCTGGCGTGGGGAAGAAGACCGCCGAGAAGTGGATTACCACGTATGGCGGATTGTCCGAGATCATCGCGCACGCGGGCGAAATCAAAGGAAAAGTGGGGGAGCGGTTACGCGAAAATCTTCAGCAGGTCAAGCTCAACCGCGCTCTCAACGAGCTCGTGAGGGATTTGGATATCGTTCCGGATATGGCCGCGCTTGAGATCGCGGGCGCCGAGCCTGAGAAGGTCCACGAGCTTTTCGATGTCCTCGACTTCACGCAACTGCGCACCCGCGTCTTCGCTGAGTGGCCGACGCGCGAAGGGACAGCTCCGATTGTGGCGGATGCGCAGTTACGCGAGGCAAAAGTCGTCGCAGATACCGAGTTCTCGGATTTCGTGGCGGCGCACTGCGGTCCGTACGCTCTGTTTGTGCAGGGGGTGCTGGCCCCGGCGCGTGGCCGGATCGATGAGTTCGCAATCGCAGCAACCGACGGAGCAACGTTCGCGTCGTCGTTTGGTGAACTGACCCCAACGTCGGAAAAAACTCTCGCAACGTGGTTAGCGGATCCGGGCGCGAAGAAGATCGGCCACGGCACGAAGGGGATCTCGCACGCCTTCGCTGGCGAGGGGATGATGGTGCGCGGGTGGAGTGTTGATACCGAAATCGACGCCTATCTTCTCCACCCTGACCAGCGCAAGTACGATCTTGACGAGCTGGCGATGCGCTACCTTGGGCTTGAACTTGCCGCCGACGACGGTGCGCTTTTTGCGTTGGATGGCTCAGCTGCGTCGATCGCCCCGCGAGCTGTGGCGGTGCTTGATCTTGCCGAGGCTCTTGGTGCGCAGCTCGATCAGCAGGAGGGCTCGGATGCACTGCGCGATCTTGAGATGCTGGTTTCGCGGGTTCTGACAGACATGGAGGCGCGTGGCATCGCGGTAGATGAGGCAGCGCTCGAGGATCTGCGTGCTCAGTTTGACGCGCGCGTGGGCAACGCGGCGTCCGCTGCGTGGGATGCAATCGGCGATGACTCGGTGAATCTTTCGAGCCCGAAGCAGCTTCAGGCGGTGCTTTTCGACCAACTGGGCTTGCCGAAGACGAAGAAGACGAAGTCGGGATACACGACGAACGCGGAGGCACTCGAGGGGCTTTTGGCGAAAATCGCGAACCGTGAGGACGCTGATGGCATTGCTGGCCAGAACTTCCTCGCCGCTTTGCTCGAGCACCGCGACGCCATCAAGTTGCGCCAGTCGGTGGAAGGCCTCCTGGCCTCGATCCAAGACGACCGCCGCATCCACACCACCTACCAGCAGACTGTCGCCGCAACCGGCCGCCTGTCGTCGACGGATCCGAATCTGCAAAATATTCATGCGCGCACCGAGGAAGGCCTGCAGATCCGCTCGGTGTTTGTGCCCGGACAGGGCTATGAATCACTGATGACGGCGGATTATTCGCAGATCGAGATGCGTCTCATGGCGCACCTTTCCGGCGACGAATCGCTGATCGAGGCGTTCAACCAGGGGGCCGATCTTCATTCGTTCGTGGCGTCACGAGTGTTCCACATTCCGCAAGATCAGGTCACGCCGGCACAGCGTTCGAAGATCAAGGCGATGAGCTATGGCTTGGTGTACGGGCTGAGCGCCTACGGGCTGTCGGCCCAGCTGAGGATCTCGGTTCCTGAAGCTCAAAACCTGATGGACCAGTATTTCTCCCGGTTCGGGAAGGTGAAGTCGTATCTTGATTCGCTTGTTGTCCAGGCCCGCAAGGTGGGCTACACAGAGACGATCATGGGCCGGCGTCGTTATCTTCCGGAGCTGACAGCTACCAACCGGCAGGTGCGCGAGGCGGCGGAGCGCATGGCGCTCAACGCGCCGATCCAAGGCTCGGCAGCTGACCTGATGAAGGTTGCAATGTTGAACACTGAGGAGGCGCTGCGCAACGCTGGCGTCGCTTCGCGGATCCTCCTCCAAGTTCACGATGAACTTGTGCTCGAGATCGCTCCCGGCGAGGCGGAGCAGGTTGAGCAGATAGTCCGCGAACAGATGGGTAGCGCTTTTGAGCTGTCCGTTCCGTTGTCGGTCGGCGTGGGCATCGGCCCGGACTGGCGTTCGGCGGCTCACTGA
- a CDS encoding PaaI family thioesterase yields the protein MLTELGEKLGFRVVTESSQLVEMEMPVEGNRQVVGILHGGASAALIEEAGSRLALALGDDGTVPVGTELSVSHVGSARGGRVRARAELLHRGKKNCVVSVIVNDGGVTTAVGRLTCVYVAK from the coding sequence ATGTTGACTGAACTTGGAGAAAAGCTCGGCTTCCGTGTTGTTACGGAATCCTCGCAGCTCGTCGAGATGGAAATGCCTGTCGAAGGAAACCGGCAAGTAGTGGGAATCCTGCACGGCGGGGCGAGCGCGGCGCTCATCGAAGAGGCGGGCTCGCGCCTGGCACTTGCTCTTGGCGACGACGGCACGGTTCCGGTTGGTACCGAGCTGTCAGTTTCGCACGTCGGAAGCGCTCGAGGAGGGCGTGTGCGGGCGCGCGCCGAATTGCTCCACCGCGGAAAGAAAAATTGCGTTGTTTCTGTGATCGTCAACGATGGCGGAGTGACGACGGCGGTAGGCCGACTCACATGTGTCTACGTTGCGAAATAG
- a CDS encoding ANTAR domain-containing response regulator: MVVEDETLIRLDIVETLKDAGYDVVAEASSGEEAVELASELEPHLIVMDVKMNGMDGITAAEKILAEHQCAVVMLTAFSQKELVNRARDAGAMAYVVKPFTPQDLLPAVEIAISRHLEIVSLENEVASLAEQFETRKRVDRAKGLLQEKMGLTEPEAFRWIQKTSMDRRLTMREVADAVLDQVGK; this comes from the coding sequence ATGGTGGTCGAGGATGAAACTCTCATCCGTTTGGATATCGTTGAGACGCTGAAAGACGCCGGTTACGACGTCGTCGCCGAGGCTTCCAGCGGCGAAGAGGCGGTTGAGCTCGCCTCGGAGCTTGAGCCGCACTTGATCGTCATGGACGTGAAGATGAACGGCATGGACGGCATCACCGCCGCAGAGAAGATCCTCGCCGAGCACCAGTGCGCAGTGGTGATGCTCACCGCTTTCTCTCAGAAGGAACTCGTGAACCGCGCACGGGATGCTGGTGCGATGGCCTATGTTGTGAAGCCGTTCACACCCCAAGATCTTCTCCCGGCAGTCGAGATTGCGATCTCACGGCATCTCGAGATCGTCTCCTTGGAGAATGAGGTCGCCTCGCTTGCGGAGCAATTCGAGACGCGTAAGCGCGTGGATCGCGCAAAGGGGCTCCTGCAGGAGAAGATGGGTCTGACTGAGCCCGAAGCCTTCCGCTGGATTCAAAAGACATCTATGGATCGCCGTCTGACAATGCGCGAGGTTGCCGACGCTGTGCTGGACCAAGTCGGCAAGTAG
- a CDS encoding class I SAM-dependent methyltransferase encodes MDAGRTPLRTTDSPLEANRTWWTNHAGEYLAQHGPTLGDSDFIWGPEGLREAEIELIAPPQELPDHHILEVGAGAAQCSRYLASLGADVVATDLAPGMVTAARELNSRTGVEFPVIEADALTLPFPDGEFDTVFTSFGVIPFVPDLSELHREIARVLSDGGRWIYSALHPARWMFPDDPTAAGMTVRNSYFDATPYQERDGGRLAYVEFHHTFSAHINALTDAGFIVDEVIEPTWPAGRDVVWGGWGPERSPYIPGTLIIASHLPDVVARG; translated from the coding sequence ATGGACGCCGGACGCACTCCGTTACGCACAACCGACAGCCCCCTGGAGGCAAACAGGACGTGGTGGACCAACCACGCCGGGGAGTACCTTGCGCAACACGGGCCAACCCTGGGCGATTCCGACTTCATTTGGGGCCCTGAAGGCCTACGCGAGGCTGAGATTGAACTGATCGCTCCCCCACAGGAGCTCCCCGATCACCACATCCTGGAAGTCGGCGCTGGCGCCGCGCAATGCTCGCGCTATCTCGCGTCCCTCGGCGCCGACGTCGTTGCAACGGATCTTGCGCCTGGGATGGTCACAGCTGCACGTGAACTCAACTCGCGCACCGGGGTCGAGTTCCCAGTGATCGAAGCCGATGCGCTGACGCTCCCCTTCCCCGACGGCGAATTCGACACCGTGTTCACCTCGTTCGGAGTGATTCCGTTTGTTCCTGACCTCTCAGAACTTCACCGCGAGATCGCGCGCGTCCTGAGCGACGGCGGGCGCTGGATCTACTCGGCCCTTCACCCGGCGCGCTGGATGTTCCCCGACGATCCAACCGCGGCGGGAATGACAGTGCGCAACTCCTACTTCGACGCGACTCCCTACCAGGAGCGCGACGGAGGCCGGCTCGCCTACGTCGAGTTCCACCACACCTTCTCAGCTCATATCAATGCTCTGACCGACGCAGGCTTTATCGTGGACGAAGTCATCGAGCCCACGTGGCCAGCTGGGCGCGACGTCGTCTGGGGAGGATGGGGGCCGGAGCGCTCTCCCTATATTCCCGGGACGCTCATCATCGCATCACACCTGCCCGACGTCGTCGCACGCGGCTAG